DNA sequence from the Deinococcus depolymerans genome:
TACATGCCGTTCTTCTCACCGGGGCAGCCATAGAGACGAATCCGCTCCTGCGCACTCAGGCTCCGCATGAAGCGCGCCGAGGAGGCCCTGCGGCGGGTCAGGATCGCCTCCCGATCCGGATGGTGCCGTAACAGGTCCCCGCCGCTGGACATCCGGCTGACGTTGTACCTCAGTGGGTCTTCCTGCGCCAGTCGGGCCGTCTCGATGTCAACCGCTTCAATGAGACTGCACACCGTCACGATATGGAACGAGAAGGCCTGCGCGCCGTACTTGTTCCATGCGCGTTGAAGAAAGACGCAGTGGTGCCGCCCGCACCGCAGATCAGAACGGTGCTGCCGAAAACGACTCCGGAAGCACTCGGTGCGCCCCACGTAATACCGGCCGCTCTCACGGTGGCGAATTTCGTAGATACCTCCGGTCACGTCACTCTCCCCGTTCATGTCAGACTGAAACGGCCATCTTGATATGAGGATGCGCCTTGTATCCTTCAAGTCGGAAATCTTCGTACTTGAAATCGAAAATATCCTTGACCTCCGGGTTCAGATGCATCACAGGGAGGGGGTGCGGCTCGCGCGTCAACTGTTCTTTCACCTGATCAATGTGATTCAGGTAGATGTGCGCGTCCCCGGACGTGTGAATGAACTCACCGGGTTCAAGGCCCGTGACCTGCGCGACCATCATCGTCAACAGGGCGTACGAGGCGATATTGAACGGCAGACCCAGGCCACAATCGACCGATCTCTGATAAAGCTGACAGCTGAGCCGCCCGTCGGCGACGTAGAACTGGAACATGGTGTGGCAGGGGGGCAGGGCCATGTCGTCAATCTGCGCGACGTTCCAGGCGTTCACGATCAGGCGGCGGCTGTCCGGGGTGCGTTTGATCTGCTCGATGACCTGCGCGATCTGGTCGATGCTGCCGCCGTCCGGGGTGGGCCAGCTGCGCCACTGCACGCCGTACACCGGGCCAAGCTCGCCGTCCGGGGCGGCCCATTCGTCCCAGATGCTCACGCCGCGCTCCTGGAGCCACCGGACGTTGCTCTCGCCGCGCAGGAACCACAGCAGTTCGTAGATCACGCTTTTCAGGTGCACCCGCTTGGTGGTGACGAGCGGGAAGCCGTCGCGCAGGTCGAAGCGCATCTGCGCGCCGAACACCGAGCGGGTGCCGGTGCCGGTCCGGTCGGTTTTCACGGTGCCGTTCTCCAGCACATGTCGCATCAGATCGAGGTACTGCTTCATCAACAGCAGTGTAGAACGCTCAGGGCGACACTCTCACATGTCTGAGAAAGTGCCGCCCTGAACGCAGAAATTACAGTTTCAGAAGGTATGCCAGCAGCGCGGTGAATGCAGCGAGAGCGGCGAGCTGGCGTGCCGAACCGGAGAGAAACGCGAAGATCTGAGCGAAGGGGAGTTTCATGCCCAGTGAGTGCAGCAACAGCATGAAGGCCAGCAGGCCGAAGAGAGCCAGGGAAGCGGAGTCGGTCATGGGTACGTGTATCTCCATGCCCATTCAATTGGCGCAGGCAGGCTTAGATTGCGTGGGCAATAGTGAGGGAATGCGCTCCCGTCGGAAGGAGTGCGATCTTGAAAACGCTGTTGTGAAGGCATGGACGGCTGACTTTCAGAGGTGGCCGTCTTCTTTCATGGTGGTGCTGTGCGTCCCAGGTGCGCGGAGAGAGGCGTGTTGCCTGCGCCTGAAAGAATTATAGAACGGCCCTCCAGTTCGGAAGGAGGGCCGTTGCCAGCGGTCTGGGTTTATTTCTTCTGGAGGACGTCGACGGCGTAGTAGCAGGGGTCGTTGTCGCAGGCGGCCATGACGACTTCGACGGTGTAGTCGGCGGTTTTGGTGACTTTCACGCTGACGGCGGGAACGTCGTCGTCTTCCTCGTCGGTGGCGATCAGGTTGCCCTTGGCGTCGTAGACGTTGATGTCGAGGTCGCTGCAGTCGTCGTCGCAGACGCCGTAGATCAGGTACTCGCGGCCGCTGGTCAGGGTGTACACGAGTTCGGTGTCGCTGTCGCCCTCGTCGAGGAAGTTGATGTCGAGCATGTCGGCGTTGACGGTCTTGTAGCCCTTGCCGAGGTAGAAGGTGGTGCTTTTTTTCAGTTCGGTCTGGATGGCTTTTCTGGCGGCGGTGTCGGTCTGCGCCTGGGCGGTGGGGGCGAGGGGCAGGGTGAGCAGCAGGGTGCTGAGGATGATGCGGGCGTTCATGCGGACCTCCGGGGGTGCGGGGATGAGGATGCGGGCGGACCGCTCCAGCGTACCTGTGCGGGCGGTCAGGTGTGTGCGGGGTTGCCGCAGCGGGCCGGGTGTCCCGTTCCCCGGTTCGTGACAGGCCTCCGGTCGGGGCTGGGCCTTTAGACTCAGGTGCTATGACCAACATTCGCAGAGAGTCGGACACGATGGGCACCCTGGACGTGGACGCCAGCCGTTACTGGGGCGCGCAGACGGAACGCAGCATCCATAACTTCCCGATCGGGCGGGACACGTTCGTGTGGGGGCGGCCCGTGATCCGGGCGCTGGGCATCCTGAAGAAGGGCGCGGCGCAGGCGAACGCGGACCTGGGCGAACTGCCGCGTGACGTGGCGGACCTGATCGTGCAGGCGGCGGACGAGGTGATCGCCGGGAAACTGGACGACCACTTCCCGCTGGTGGTGTTCCAGACGGGGTCGGGCACGCAGAGCAACATGAACGCGAACGAGGTGATCAGCAACCGCGCCATCGAGATCGCGGGCGGCGAGATGGGCAGCAAGAAGCCGGTGCACCCGAACGATCACGTGAACCGCGGCCAGAGCAGCAACGACACCTTCCCGACCGCCATGCACATCGCCGTGGTGCTGGAACTGAACGAGCGGCTGTACGGCAGCGTGGGCAGGCTGCGTGACACGCTGCACGCCAAGGCGCAGGAGCATGCGGGGCTGGTGAAGGTGGGCCGCACGCACCTTCAGGACGCGACGCCCATCACGCTGGGGCAGGAGATCGGCGGCTGGGTGGCGCAGCTGGATTACGCGCTGGAGCAGGTGCGGCACGCCGGTGAGGGCCTGCTGGAACTGGCGATCGGTGGCACGGCGGTGGGGACGGGCCTGAACGCGCACCCGCAGTTCGGTGATCTGGCCGCGAAGAAGTACGCCGAGGAGACGGGCTTCGCGTTCCGCAGCGCCCAGAACAAGTTCGCGGCCCTGAGCGCGCACGACGCGCTGGTGCAGACGTCGGCGGCCCTGCGGACCCTGGCGGGCGCGCTGATGAAGATGGCGAACGACGTGCGCTGGCTGGCGAGCGGCCCCCGCAACGGCATCGGCGAGATCACCATTCCCGAGAACGAGCCCGGCAGTTCCATCAT
Encoded proteins:
- a CDS encoding thymidylate synthase — its product is MKQYLDLMRHVLENGTVKTDRTGTGTRSVFGAQMRFDLRDGFPLVTTKRVHLKSVIYELLWFLRGESNVRWLQERGVSIWDEWAAPDGELGPVYGVQWRSWPTPDGGSIDQIAQVIEQIKRTPDSRRLIVNAWNVAQIDDMALPPCHTMFQFYVADGRLSCQLYQRSVDCGLGLPFNIASYALLTMMVAQVTGLEPGEFIHTSGDAHIYLNHIDQVKEQLTREPHPLPVMHLNPEVKDIFDFKYEDFRLEGYKAHPHIKMAVSV
- the fumC gene encoding class II fumarate hydratase, whose protein sequence is MTNIRRESDTMGTLDVDASRYWGAQTERSIHNFPIGRDTFVWGRPVIRALGILKKGAAQANADLGELPRDVADLIVQAADEVIAGKLDDHFPLVVFQTGSGTQSNMNANEVISNRAIEIAGGEMGSKKPVHPNDHVNRGQSSNDTFPTAMHIAVVLELNERLYGSVGRLRDTLHAKAQEHAGLVKVGRTHLQDATPITLGQEIGGWVAQLDYALEQVRHAGEGLLELAIGGTAVGTGLNAHPQFGDLAAKKYAEETGFAFRSAQNKFAALSAHDALVQTSAALRTLAGALMKMANDVRWLASGPRNGIGEITIPENEPGSSIMPGKVNPTQSEAMTMVATRVFGNDATVAFAGSQGNFQLNVFKPVMVHAVLESIRLIADACLAFNDNCAVGIEPNIEKIEHNLSVNLMQVTALNKHIGYDRAAAIAKKAHKEGRSLKEAALALGYVTDAEFDEWVVPLDMTHS
- a CDS encoding NUMOD3 domain-containing DNA-binding protein encodes the protein MTGGIYEIRHRESGRYYVGRTECFRSRFRQHRSDLRCGRHHCVFLQRAWNKYGAQAFSFHIVTVCSLIEAVDIETARLAQEDPLRYNVSRMSSGGDLLRHHPDREAILTRRRASSARFMRSLSAQERIRLYGCPGEKNGMYGRTHSEESRRKMSETSRLTVKRGKDSPNYGLKRSPETRARMSELASARTGERNSFHGRTHSAETKEKLAMANRGRTPTNSRPVQVEAQRFPSVTAAARHLGVTPALVIYRIKSLKYAYAYALPQQDHRETL